A genome region from Astyanax mexicanus isolate ESR-SI-001 chromosome 19, AstMex3_surface, whole genome shotgun sequence includes the following:
- the LOC103027077 gene encoding uncharacterized protein LOC103027077, with the protein MAQVSSKCFCSVPLCSNSKQKQPYLSFHSFPAEEELRKKWVIAIRRSEGPNFKILRNSTHVCSAHFEPQDIYVTPKGKTWLKKGAIPRRFSWTRPARQSVYSRVNSRLGDSARLDEEGAIGEQAVGVLEEEGDGSAAVRDHDYVTRPTPGAVEELLEKIKDLEEQFERLTVIRTQFSRFCVSDENFKYYTKFPSEQHFTVFWRSIEPSASRLIYWSKAQKMGKEAAANATPSPSCKLQLIDEFFMYSLRTAVGLKEKVLADMFEVSLSSVSRVIITWANYLYAVLGSVPIWMTREQVRRHLPSKFRKYCQNVRVILDCTELRCESPNAITLHCETFSTYKSHTTFKGLIGVSPSGVVTFVSRLFTGAVSDKEITRLSGIIDLLEEGDEVMADKGFLIENLLSVAGAKLIIPPFKHKAQFTKEETEQTQAIARLRILVERVIRRVKEFHIFDSVIPLTLAGSINQIWANCCLLANYQGPMELNPR; encoded by the exons ATGGCGCAAGTGAGTAGTAAGTGTTTTTGCAGCGTACCACTGTGCTCTAATTCCAAGcaaaaacagccttatttgaGTTTCCACTCATTTCCAGCTGAGGAGGAACTCAGAAAGAAGTGGGTGATAGCCATTAGAAGGAGTGAGGGGCCGAATTTCAAAATTCTTAGGAACAGCACGCATGTGTGTAGCGCTCATTTTGAGCCGCAGGACATCTACGTTACACCAAAGGGCAAGACGTGGCTGAAGAAAGGTGCGATACCGCGTCGTTTTAGCTGGACTCGGCCAGCCAGGCAGTCTGTGTACAGCAGAGTGAATTCCCGTCTCGGAGATTCTGCTCGTTTGGACGAGGAGGGCGCGATAGGGGAGCAGGCTGTCGGTGTGCTGGAAGAAGAGGGAGACGGGAGCGCGGCTGTGCGGGACCACGACTACGTGACTCGGCCGACTCCCG gAGCTGTTGAGGAGTTGCTTGAAAAAATCAAAGATCTTGAGGAGCAGTTTGAGAGGTTGACTGTCATCAGGACGCAGTTCAGCAGATTTTGTGTTTCGGatgaaaattttaaatattacacCAAATTCCCTTCTGAGCAGCACTTCACTGTTTTTTGGAGATCTATTGAGCCATCAGCAAGCAGACTCATCTACTGGAGCAAAGCGCAAAAAATGGGAAAAGAGGCCGCTGCGAATGCAACACCAAGTCCATCTTGCAAGCTACAGCTGATTGACGAGTTCTTCATGTATTCCCTTCGCACTGCAGTGGGATTAAAGGAGAAAGTTTTGGCTGACATGTTTGAAGTGAGCCTTTCAAGTGTAAGCAGGGTGATCATTACGTGGGCCAACTACCTGTATGCAGTCCTTGGTTCAGTTCCAATATGGATGACACGGGAACAAGTGAGAAGACACCTTCCCTCAAAGTTCCGAAAATATTGCCAGAATGTCCGAGTCATTTTGGACTGTACTGAGCTGCGTTGTGAGTCACCAAATGCAATCACTCTGCATTGTGAGACTTTCTCCACGTACAAGTCTCACACAACTTTCAAGGGTCTCATTGGGGTTTCTCCAAGTGGTGTCGTCACCTTTGTCTCCAGGCTTTTCACCGGTGCTGTCTCAGACAAGGAGATCACTAGGCTGTCTGGCATTATTGATCTGTTGGAGGAAGGTGATGAAGTCATGGCAGACAAAGGTTTTCTTATTGAAAACTTGTTGTCTGTTGCTGGAGCAAAACTTATTATTCCACCTTTCAAACACAAGGCTCAGTTTACAAAGGAGGAGACAGAGCAAACTCAAGCCATTGCACGGTTGAGGATTCTGGTAGAACGAGTCATTCGCAGAGTAAAAGAATTCCATATATTTGACTCTGTAATTCCTCTCACCCTAGCAGGCAGCATTAATCAAATATGGGCCAACTGCTGCCTGCTGGCGAACTACCAAGGACCCATGGAACTTAACCCACGCTAA